A single window of Candidatus Hydrogenedentota bacterium DNA harbors:
- a CDS encoding CAP domain-containing protein: MQSRICILGKTRLVALLLMAIALAGCPENPGGGGGEGEGEGEGDGIAAMEIETLDLINGERVAADVDPLTMDADLRAVARAHSEDMVAREFFAHDNPDGESPFDRIHAAGIEYSRAGENIAWNSFPNPVETAVDGWMNSTGHRNNILNGDFTLTGMGVAGNDSVGYYFTQVFTRPLEKGEVKVLVTGFETLPPPLAVNP; the protein is encoded by the coding sequence ATGCAGTCTCGCATTTGTATCCTCGGAAAGACCCGACTGGTCGCGTTGCTCTTAATGGCCATCGCACTGGCCGGGTGTCCGGAGAATCCCGGTGGCGGCGGGGGGGAAGGTGAGGGCGAAGGCGAAGGCGACGGGATTGCGGCGATGGAAATTGAAACGCTGGACCTGATCAACGGGGAGCGTGTCGCCGCCGACGTCGATCCCTTGACGATGGACGCCGACCTGCGCGCCGTGGCACGGGCCCACAGCGAGGATATGGTCGCCCGGGAATTCTTCGCCCATGACAATCCCGATGGGGAGTCGCCTTTCGACCGGATCCACGCGGCGGGCATCGAATATTCACGCGCCGGGGAGAACATTGCCTGGAACAGCTTTCCAAACCCCGTTGAAACGGCGGTAGACGGCTGGATGAACAGCACGGGCCATCGAAACAACATCCTGAATGGGGATTTTACCCTCACGGGGATGGGCGTAGCGGGCAATGATTCGGTCGGCTATTACTTCACGCAGGTGTTCACCCGCCCGCTGGAAAAGGGCGAGGTCAAGGTGCTCGTGACGGGGTTCGAAACATTGCCGCCGCCCCTGGCCGTGAATCCGTGA
- a CDS encoding prepilin peptidase, translated as MPEDAVMAQFNSLFLAVSLIMGLLVGSFCNVCVGRWPHGESVVSPRSRCPKCMNAIAWYDNIPLLSWLILAAKCRHCKAPISWQYPVVEAITGVLFVLVYLRFDMTLATPIYMALAAAMVVVTFQDLADWTIPNEITLPGVPVGLGLSVIAMLVPAAGLRVIHPFDALAGIALGFGILYGLDRIAIFVLKKPGMGFGDVKLMAMLGAFIGWQGVLGTLMLASVLGSTIGLSMILYFKLKGAPAAAETTPEAETDGGEPEKDDESDDGISLGAHYLPFGPYIAIAGLVYLFVGPEVIAWYLQQLAPVA; from the coding sequence ATGCCCGAAGATGCAGTAATGGCCCAGTTCAATAGTCTTTTTCTAGCGGTGTCTTTGATCATGGGGTTGCTGGTCGGGAGTTTCTGCAATGTGTGCGTCGGGCGCTGGCCCCACGGCGAATCGGTGGTTTCTCCCCGGTCGCGGTGCCCCAAGTGTATGAACGCCATCGCGTGGTACGACAATATTCCCCTGTTGAGCTGGTTGATACTTGCCGCAAAGTGTCGCCACTGCAAAGCCCCCATCTCATGGCAGTATCCCGTGGTCGAAGCGATCACCGGCGTCTTGTTTGTCCTCGTCTACCTTCGCTTCGACATGACCCTCGCCACACCCATCTATATGGCCCTGGCGGCGGCCATGGTCGTTGTCACCTTTCAGGACCTCGCGGACTGGACCATCCCGAATGAAATCACCCTGCCGGGTGTCCCCGTGGGGCTTGGCCTTTCCGTCATCGCCATGCTGGTCCCGGCTGCGGGGTTGCGCGTCATACATCCCTTCGACGCGCTCGCGGGCATCGCCCTGGGCTTCGGAATTCTGTATGGCCTTGACCGCATCGCTATTTTTGTCCTCAAGAAGCCGGGTATGGGCTTCGGCGACGTAAAGCTGATGGCCATGTTGGGTGCTTTCATTGGCTGGCAGGGCGTGCTGGGCACGCTCATGCTCGCCTCCGTACTCGGCAGCACCATCGGCCTTTCCATGATTCTCTATTTCAAGCTCAAGGGCGCGCCCGCCGCGGCCGAAACCACACCGGAAGCAGAAACGGATGGCGGGGAGCCTGAAAAGGACGACGAAAGTGACGACGGTATTTCGCTGGGCGCGCATTACCTTCCCTTTGGTCCCTATATCGCCATTGCGGGCCTGGTTTACCTCTTCGTCGGGCCCGAAGTGATTGCATGGTACCTTCAGCAGCTCGCCCCGGTCGCCTGA
- a CDS encoding ROK family protein yields MKDYLLAVEIGGTKLQVALGTPEGKIVDVERGNVDPARGAEGILAWLETSTATVIGRCPGDGACRAIGVGFGGPVDSATGRVLVSHQVGGWDGVHLKQWFEERFSLPTCVENDANAAGWAEYCLGAGQGANTFVYCNIGSGIGGALVVDGKLYNGQGLGACEIGHTWVSDWTSNTPGAIDKLEHLCSGWSITRRIRNWSDLDPKSPLGVMCGGDAGRLTCPMLADAARTGDARALAEIRAVAAGVGQALANVVTLLHPEKIAMGGGVSLMGDVLLDALAERVDALAFGAYQGSFSVVPCALEEDVVTAGALLMAKALGS; encoded by the coding sequence ATGAAAGACTACTTACTCGCCGTAGAAATTGGTGGAACAAAACTGCAGGTGGCGCTGGGCACACCGGAAGGAAAAATTGTCGATGTCGAGCGGGGCAACGTCGATCCCGCGCGCGGCGCCGAAGGCATTCTGGCATGGCTGGAGACGTCAACGGCGACGGTGATCGGGCGTTGCCCGGGGGACGGGGCCTGTCGCGCCATCGGCGTGGGCTTCGGTGGTCCGGTGGATTCGGCGACGGGGCGCGTGCTCGTATCCCATCAGGTCGGCGGCTGGGACGGTGTCCATTTGAAGCAGTGGTTCGAAGAGCGTTTCTCGCTACCGACCTGTGTGGAAAACGATGCCAACGCGGCGGGTTGGGCGGAGTATTGTCTGGGGGCGGGGCAGGGCGCCAATACTTTTGTCTACTGCAATATTGGCAGCGGCATCGGCGGCGCGCTCGTCGTCGATGGCAAGCTGTACAACGGCCAGGGGCTCGGCGCCTGTGAGATTGGACACACCTGGGTGTCGGATTGGACCTCGAACACGCCCGGCGCCATCGACAAACTGGAGCACCTTTGCTCCGGCTGGTCCATAACCCGCCGAATCCGAAACTGGAGCGACCTCGATCCGAAGTCGCCTCTGGGCGTGATGTGCGGAGGCGATGCCGGACGTTTGACCTGCCCCATGCTTGCGGATGCCGCACGGACGGGTGATGCGCGGGCCCTGGCCGAGATTCGCGCCGTGGCGGCGGGCGTAGGACAGGCGCTGGCGAATGTGGTTACGCTGCTTCATCCCGAGAAGATTGCCATGGGCGGCGGGGTCTCGCTCATGGGCGATGTGCTCCTCGACGCACTGGCGGAGCGCGTGGACGCCCTGGCCTTCGGGGCCTACCAGGGCAGTTTCAGCGTTGTGCCCTGCGCGCTGGAGGAGGATGTGGTCACCGCAGGCGCCCTGCTGATGGCGAAAGCGCTTGGCAGTTGA
- a CDS encoding class I mannose-6-phosphate isomerase, which translates to MTQSLIQFDPAFFERIWGGHRFASLPGFDAPRNVPLGEAWLISDHPAHESRVSNGAWRGQTLHDLVLSSPDYLLGTHAAPTIHGRFPLLLKILDAAEVLSVQVHPDDEDAIRLGEPDVGKTEMWHVLAAEPDSALICGLDPAVTPEQFQVAVEDGTIQEFMKSIPAVPGTTAFVSAGTVHAIGAGILLAEIQQNSDITYRIYDWDRTDAHGRARELHLDKAAQVTRFGLSHPGASRPLGYHLDGAEVSVLGACKYFVNELISLDGAFRRDTGGRSFHIVMPRDGEMEIRAGEERCALQVCRAVMIPAGAGPYTITGTGKVLNYYVPDLEADLVRPLRAAGHSSELIGQLGVIFPG; encoded by the coding sequence ATGACCCAATCGTTAATTCAATTCGATCCCGCCTTCTTCGAGCGCATCTGGGGCGGGCACCGTTTTGCTTCGTTGCCGGGTTTTGATGCCCCCCGCAATGTCCCCCTGGGTGAAGCCTGGTTGATCTCGGATCACCCCGCCCATGAAAGTCGCGTTTCGAACGGGGCCTGGCGCGGGCAGACCCTCCACGATCTCGTGCTGTCATCGCCCGACTACCTCCTGGGCACCCACGCCGCCCCAACCATCCACGGTCGCTTTCCCCTCCTCCTGAAAATCCTCGATGCCGCCGAGGTGCTTTCGGTACAGGTGCACCCCGATGACGAGGACGCCATCCGCCTCGGCGAGCCCGACGTGGGTAAGACCGAGATGTGGCATGTACTCGCCGCCGAACCGGACAGCGCACTGATTTGCGGGCTCGACCCCGCCGTCACGCCGGAACAGTTTCAAGTCGCCGTGGAGGACGGCACGATCCAGGAATTCATGAAATCCATCCCCGCCGTGCCCGGCACGACGGCCTTCGTTTCGGCCGGCACGGTCCACGCGATCGGCGCCGGGATTCTGCTGGCCGAGATCCAGCAAAACAGCGATATCACCTACCGAATCTACGATTGGGACCGCACCGACGCCCACGGGCGCGCTCGTGAACTTCATCTCGACAAGGCCGCTCAGGTGACCCGATTCGGGCTGTCCCATCCGGGCGCTTCCCGGCCACTGGGTTATCACCTGGACGGCGCGGAAGTGTCCGTCCTCGGCGCCTGCAAGTATTTCGTGAACGAACTCATTTCCCTGGACGGCGCCTTCCGACGTGATACCGGGGGACGCTCCTTCCACATTGTGATGCCCCGAGACGGGGAAATGGAGATCCGCGCCGGGGAGGAACGCTGTGCACTGCAAGTCTGCCGCGCGGTGATGATTCCGGCTGGCGCGGGGCCCTATACCATCACAGGAACAGGAAAGGTGCTAAACTATTATGTCCCGGATCTCGAAGCGGATCTTGTTCGCCCGCTCCGCGCCGCCGGACACAGCAGTGAGTTGATCGGTCAGCTCGGTGTAATTTTCCCCGGCTAA
- a CDS encoding zinc ABC transporter substrate-binding protein, with amino-acid sequence MIPWLLGLALFAPLTGCKQAAGPAGPADSTAPLKITCTIGMIGDVAQEIGGEQVVVTSLMGSGVDPHLYKASQGDLARLNEADVILYNGLHLEGRMADVLVGMASRVKTYQVTDQIDPTLLREPPEFQGNYDPHVWFDVSLWQKVAERIHAILVESRPEQKGYFDERAAAYQAKLAELHEYARTRIATIPEDHRVLVTAHDAFGYFGRAYGLEVMGIQGISTSSEYGLQDLNKLVELLVSRKIQAVFVETSISHASIEALIAGAASKGHTVRLGGTLYSDAMGETGTPEGTYLGMVRHNVDTIVEALKSDASPG; translated from the coding sequence ATGATTCCGTGGCTCCTCGGCCTGGCCCTGTTTGCGCCGTTGACCGGTTGCAAACAGGCCGCTGGACCCGCCGGGCCCGCGGATAGCACCGCGCCCCTGAAAATCACCTGCACCATCGGCATGATCGGCGACGTGGCCCAGGAAATCGGCGGCGAGCAGGTCGTCGTGACGAGCCTGATGGGTTCCGGTGTCGATCCGCACCTCTACAAGGCCTCCCAGGGCGACCTGGCCCGCTTGAATGAAGCGGATGTCATACTCTACAACGGGCTGCACCTCGAAGGCCGAATGGCGGATGTCCTTGTTGGAATGGCGAGCCGGGTGAAGACCTATCAGGTAACGGACCAGATCGATCCGACCCTGCTGCGCGAGCCGCCGGAGTTTCAGGGAAATTACGATCCCCATGTGTGGTTTGATGTATCCTTGTGGCAAAAAGTAGCCGAGCGCATCCACGCCATCCTGGTGGAAAGCCGCCCTGAACAGAAGGGTTATTTCGACGAACGCGCGGCGGCCTATCAGGCGAAGCTGGCGGAGCTGCATGAATACGCCCGCACCCGGATCGCGACCATCCCGGAGGACCACCGCGTTCTCGTGACGGCCCACGACGCTTTCGGTTATTTTGGCCGGGCTTATGGCCTCGAAGTCATGGGCATTCAGGGGATCAGTACATCCTCCGAATACGGCCTGCAGGACTTGAACAAACTGGTGGAGTTGCTGGTGAGCCGCAAGATCCAGGCGGTCTTTGTGGAAACGTCGATTTCTCACGCGTCCATCGAGGCGCTGATCGCGGGGGCTGCATCGAAGGGGCACACCGTGCGCCTCGGCGGCACGCTGTACTCCGATGCGATGGGGGAGACGGGAACGCCCGAAGGCACCTACCTCGGGATGGTCCGGCACAATGTGGATACGATAGTGGAGGCCCTGAAGAGCGATGCAAGCCCCGGTTGA
- a CDS encoding sigma-70 family RNA polymerase sigma factor, producing MSTLSDAALVLRCLEGDTDAFGDLVERYESSVYATAHYYVGRYGAAEDVSQEAFWAAYRGLRRLKDPNKIGPWLREITTRTSANWLRKNRSRLNHETPLPHRRTISMEEARRGPEAFMEREDLYARVQRAIDTLPERYRLPVMLRYLQELSYEEISRFTGESRDEIRGILHRAGRQLRTVLSEDGNQEEESTWPHVRK from the coding sequence ATGTCGACACTGAGCGATGCCGCGCTGGTGCTCCGCTGCCTGGAGGGGGATACCGATGCCTTCGGCGATCTCGTAGAGCGCTATGAATCTTCCGTCTACGCCACGGCCCACTACTATGTCGGTCGCTATGGCGCGGCGGAAGACGTCTCCCAGGAGGCTTTCTGGGCGGCCTATCGCGGATTGCGCCGCCTGAAAGATCCCAACAAGATTGGCCCCTGGCTTCGGGAGATCACTACGCGCACGTCGGCGAACTGGCTTCGGAAGAACCGGTCCCGCCTGAATCACGAGACCCCGTTGCCCCATCGGCGCACGATCTCGATGGAGGAGGCGCGCAGGGGTCCCGAGGCCTTCATGGAGCGGGAAGACCTCTACGCCCGCGTGCAGCGGGCTATTGATACCCTGCCCGAGCGGTACCGATTGCCGGTCATGCTCCGGTATCTGCAAGAGTTGAGTTACGAAGAAATCAGTCGGTTCACGGGCGAGTCCCGCGACGAGATACGTGGCATATTGCACCGCGCCGGGCGCCAGCTTCGCACGGTGTTGTCGGAAGACGGAAATCAGGAGGAAGAGTCCACTTGGCCTCATGTTCGCAAGTAA
- a CDS encoding DinB family protein has product MTPDKFAESLSTSKEFFDRSTRCLTEELAGYKPTPDMMTVAQQVAHVAQTFDWFIEGAFHRADGFDMDFENHMRPVMAIGSLAEARAWLDKSVASAIAEIKAKSMDELQAPLPEGPVMGGAPKLCIVGAIEEHTAHHRGALTVYARLKGLVPAMPYMDM; this is encoded by the coding sequence ATGACCCCTGACAAATTTGCCGAGAGCCTGAGCACCTCCAAGGAGTTTTTCGACCGCTCGACCCGCTGCCTTACGGAAGAGCTTGCGGGATATAAGCCCACACCGGACATGATGACGGTGGCCCAGCAGGTGGCCCACGTGGCTCAGACCTTTGACTGGTTCATCGAGGGCGCCTTTCACCGGGCCGATGGATTCGACATGGACTTCGAGAATCACATGCGCCCGGTGATGGCCATCGGCTCCCTGGCCGAGGCTCGGGCGTGGCTGGACAAGTCGGTGGCGAGCGCGATTGCCGAGATAAAGGCGAAGAGCATGGACGAGCTGCAAGCGCCTTTGCCCGAAGGGCCGGTGATGGGCGGTGCGCCGAAACTCTGCATTGTCGGCGCGATTGAAGAGCACACGGCCCATCACCGTGGCGCGTTGACCGTGTACGCGCGGCTGAAGGGCCTCGTTCCCGCCATGCCCTACATGGACATGTGA
- a CDS encoding zf-HC2 domain-containing protein → MASCSQVSSLLQAYIDGELGNAEKSILEQHLRECPSCRHDLGEQNACSAKIFESLFTQRLRGGLRSQVLDHLPEMDPAPRMGSHPTDPQYARRRTRVVPFPRMLLVAAAALLTLAGLYFYTGETAPSSVRPPAVGMVTYSNGNEVFCKAGEDETYVAAELKSLVRPGDQFETLAKGRLAISLIGGSIVKANYSSGLTIQDNRRVSVEQGLTFFDVGRDKRLFNVKTPGGEILVFGTAFVVEVKSDATKVTVTEGDILVSNDLGKTGVSKGNQLVFRMGEPLAEPYPVDAAKEAAWADEIVPDPEALALFRQTLESRAAINNSIPAIPVYAVWNLADRHISEIQITWASDGRATGHCGYIVHVSDGQGNLLYIDTLDGSLFDDVNREKANLPLPGGPVTGIDVIHVKLVPDHRDGTIETEMRVDVVVTPN, encoded by the coding sequence TTGGCCTCATGTTCGCAAGTAAGCAGCCTGCTGCAGGCGTATATCGACGGAGAACTCGGGAATGCCGAAAAGAGCATCCTCGAGCAGCACCTCCGCGAGTGCCCGTCCTGCCGGCATGACTTGGGCGAACAGAACGCGTGTTCCGCGAAAATTTTCGAATCACTTTTCACTCAGCGGCTGCGTGGAGGCCTTCGCTCGCAGGTCCTGGATCACCTTCCCGAGATGGACCCGGCGCCGAGGATGGGTTCCCATCCCACCGATCCGCAGTATGCCCGCCGGCGCACCCGGGTTGTCCCCTTCCCCAGAATGTTGCTCGTGGCCGCGGCCGCCCTGTTGACCCTGGCCGGGCTTTACTTCTATACCGGCGAAACCGCGCCGTCCTCAGTGCGCCCGCCCGCGGTGGGTATGGTGACCTACAGCAACGGAAATGAGGTTTTTTGCAAGGCGGGCGAGGATGAAACCTATGTGGCGGCCGAGCTGAAGTCGCTGGTGCGCCCGGGAGACCAGTTTGAAACCCTGGCGAAGGGCAGGCTGGCGATCTCGCTGATCGGCGGCTCAATCGTCAAGGCGAACTACAGCTCGGGACTTACCATCCAGGACAATCGCCGCGTAAGCGTGGAACAAGGCCTGACCTTTTTTGACGTGGGCCGGGACAAGCGCCTGTTCAACGTGAAAACGCCTGGCGGAGAAATCCTGGTGTTTGGCACGGCCTTCGTGGTCGAAGTGAAATCCGACGCCACCAAAGTCACGGTGACCGAAGGTGATATTCTCGTATCCAACGACCTCGGTAAGACGGGGGTATCCAAGGGGAATCAGCTCGTGTTTCGAATGGGTGAACCCCTGGCCGAACCCTACCCGGTTGATGCGGCGAAAGAGGCCGCATGGGCCGATGAAATCGTGCCCGATCCCGAAGCGTTGGCCCTTTTCCGGCAGACCCTCGAAAGCCGCGCCGCCATCAACAATTCGATCCCGGCGATTCCCGTCTATGCGGTCTGGAACCTGGCCGATCGTCACATAAGCGAAATTCAGATTACCTGGGCTTCCGATGGGCGCGCGACGGGGCATTGCGGCTATATCGTCCACGTGTCCGATGGGCAGGGTAACCTGCTCTACATCGATACCCTCGACGGCAGCCTCTTTGACGATGTCAATCGGGAAAAAGCAAACCTGCCACTGCCCGGTGGTCCTGTGACGGGAATAGACGTGATCCACGTAAAGCTGGTCCCCGACCACCGCGACGGCACGATCGAAACCGAGATGCGGGTGGACGTCGTCGTCACACCGAACTAA